A genomic segment from uncultured Desulfuromonas sp. encodes:
- a CDS encoding methyltransferase domain-containing protein, with protein sequence MRTTIADALPGQQKTATRDVDEQAIYLETCKRFDSVDVALKYRARKNTFTSRNRSEWNCIKKALKKVSEGAHVLDLPCGSGRLEPLLEKLGYLVTAADYSKHMVDTAMMSYMERTGCSELPPSMRFTQSDVMHMDFTDGEFDAVICNRLLHHYPTSGLRQKVLKECARVSKGVVIISYFDNAALSSLRFHLKNLLLSRTPTDRIPIWYGTLKQDLNAAGLRCTSKYRVHKGVSPQTYLLLERV encoded by the coding sequence ATGAGAACAACGATTGCAGATGCACTTCCCGGACAGCAGAAAACAGCGACACGTGACGTTGATGAACAGGCCATTTATCTTGAAACCTGCAAACGTTTCGACTCCGTCGATGTCGCTCTGAAATATCGGGCACGTAAAAATACATTCACTTCACGTAACCGCAGTGAGTGGAACTGTATCAAAAAAGCTCTCAAAAAAGTGTCTGAAGGAGCTCACGTTCTCGATCTCCCCTGCGGAAGTGGGCGACTTGAACCATTGCTGGAGAAGTTGGGATATCTGGTCACAGCTGCAGATTATTCGAAACATATGGTTGACACAGCTATGATGTCCTACATGGAAAGGACAGGATGCTCTGAACTCCCTCCATCGATGCGATTCACCCAGAGTGATGTGATGCACATGGATTTTACCGATGGAGAGTTTGATGCGGTGATCTGCAATCGTTTGCTGCACCATTACCCTACTTCCGGGCTAAGACAAAAAGTCCTGAAAGAATGCGCGCGCGTAAGCAAAGGCGTGGTTATCATCTCATATTTCGATAACGCAGCGCTCTCATCGTTACGCTTCCACCTGAAAAATCTCCTTTTGTCGCGCACTCCTACGGACCGAATTCCGATCTGGTACGGAACACTGAAACAAGACCTGAATGCTGCAGGGTTGCGCTGCACGTCTAAATATCGTGTCCACAAAGGTGTTTCTCCGCAAACATATCTTCTGCTGGAACGCGTGTAG
- a CDS encoding M48 family metallopeptidase → MENLLFYLILVILIADYGLERLLDLLNVSWMGRVPPVELQGLYDSEKYIAQQNYQKATSRFGLVTSTFNVLMILLFLFFNGFAWLHGLVSQLSSDGVIQTLLFFGVLWLGQDILSIPFELYQTFVIEQRFGFNTMDGKMFVSDKIKGWLLTLIIGGVILAGITWFYYQTRQLFWLYGWLMVSGLSIFFSLFYANLIVPFFNQQTKLETGELKEAIDAFAAKVAFPVRDIYVLDGSKRSTKANAYFTGFGAKKRIVLFDTLIRDLTTREVVAVLAHEVGHYKNRHTLQGIFFSVVQTGVIFFLLSLFLEKAIFCRALGVDDVVFHVGLVAFTLLYRPLSLLIGLLVHLWSRRNEYQADAFAAQYHNADYLINALKKLSLNHLSNLTPHPIYVFFYYSHPSLSQRIKALRSSCS, encoded by the coding sequence ATGGAAAATCTGCTTTTTTACCTTATTCTTGTGATTTTAATTGCTGATTATGGGTTGGAACGTCTTCTGGATCTTCTTAATGTCAGCTGGATGGGACGAGTCCCTCCCGTTGAATTACAGGGTTTGTACGATTCCGAAAAATATATCGCGCAGCAGAATTATCAAAAAGCGACAAGCCGATTTGGTTTGGTCACTTCCACGTTTAACGTCCTGATGATCCTCTTATTCTTGTTCTTTAATGGCTTTGCCTGGTTGCATGGTCTTGTCTCTCAGCTTTCATCGGACGGTGTCATTCAGACATTGCTATTTTTCGGCGTATTATGGTTGGGGCAGGATATTCTGAGCATTCCTTTTGAGCTGTACCAGACCTTTGTCATTGAACAGCGTTTTGGGTTCAACACGATGGATGGCAAAATGTTTGTTTCGGACAAAATTAAAGGATGGTTGTTGACGCTCATTATCGGTGGGGTCATTTTGGCCGGCATCACCTGGTTTTATTATCAGACAAGGCAGCTGTTTTGGCTTTATGGATGGCTGATGGTCAGCGGGCTCAGTATTTTTTTCAGTCTCTTCTACGCAAACCTGATTGTTCCGTTCTTTAATCAACAAACAAAACTGGAAACAGGTGAGCTGAAAGAGGCAATTGATGCCTTTGCCGCAAAAGTGGCCTTTCCGGTCCGGGATATTTATGTTCTCGATGGCTCAAAACGATCAACCAAGGCGAATGCCTATTTTACGGGGTTTGGGGCAAAAAAACGGATTGTACTGTTTGACACCCTGATCAGAGATTTGACGACTCGGGAGGTCGTTGCCGTGTTGGCTCATGAGGTCGGACATTACAAAAACAGACATACGCTACAGGGCATTTTTTTCTCTGTTGTTCAGACTGGGGTGATCTTTTTTCTGTTATCACTGTTTTTGGAGAAAGCCATCTTTTGTCGTGCTCTTGGCGTCGATGACGTGGTGTTTCATGTCGGGCTCGTGGCGTTCACTCTCCTGTATCGCCCACTTTCACTGCTGATTGGCCTATTGGTGCATCTGTGGTCTCGGCGCAATGAATATCAGGCTGACGCCTTTGCAGCGCAGTACCACAATGCGGATTATTTGATTAACGCATTGAAAAAGCTCTCTCTCAACCATTTGAGTAATCTGACACCTCACCCGATCTATGTGTTCTTTTATTATTCCCATCCGAGTTTGTCGCAACGCATTAAGGCGTTACGCTCATCCTGTTCGTGA